The Prunus dulcis chromosome 5, ALMONDv2, whole genome shotgun sequence genomic sequence TCCAAGCTTTGTTCATTGTCCACCATGTTTATGTGCTACGTACTATGAATGTAAAACCTCAAGAGTACCCCACCCAAAAAGATAGAAGGAATGTAAACCGGTCCAGTTGAGCTGGTTCAAGTCCAAAAATGTGATCAATATAATTTAGGGTTAACTACATAAAATTCTTTAATGATATATTCTCCAAAATCTGGGGTATATTTCAAATTGGTATATATTCTCCACTTTTCGTATTCAATCCTTGTTTTCGAacggaaaaaaagaaaaaatcttgTAAGCATACAGATGTGTACATATTTGGTCCTCATCAAACCTTTTTGAAAACCGATTCTTCAGGTTATAAGGCAACGATTAATTTTCACGACCTCTTGTATACGAGTTTATTTGGGCACATAAGTGATTGATTGTAAAAGGAGTGTTCTTTACAAATTTACAAGCCaccagagaaagaaaaggaaagaaattggaACTTTGGACAATCTGATTGAATAGTGGTTTAGTTTGTGTCAACGCAACTGAAATTTCTTTCCTGGAAATGCCAAAATGTAACCAAACGCGCATAGTTTGAGGTTCTGACTTGTAGCCTTCTAGAGACTAGAGAGGGTCAAATCATTCCCATGAGGAGCTCACAACAATAATAATCCGTGTGAGATGAAGTTTTTATGCCAATGCCATGCCATGACATAGTTTACAAAGGGAAAAGTCTTTAAAACCCTCCGAGCTCCCTATTATTCTGTAGTTCTTTTCCTTATCAAGTTATCAGTTTCACATTTTCAAAGGGTCAATATGCGCAGCAAATCTATAATAGTATAATAGCGTTTCAAGTCACGTTCTCAAATAATAGTATGGCTTCTGGAAGTCAATAAATTACAACCCAATTAATTATTTGCTCGTTTTGATTCCAATTTCCAGGAAGTTTACATACACCTCCATATTATTCTTGCAACTAACTCATTAGCCAAATTGTCTATAAATACCACACAGCCCTCACCAACATTCTCACAATCAATACACTTTCTCATCCCTTCATATTTTACAGAGCGAAACAGAGAAAAAGCAGagcattttcttttgaagctTTCCTTCCTTCCACTAAAAGAAATCAACATGGGTGATGCAGAATCTTTGCATTCCGCTGACGAGCTGAAACGccagaagaaaatcaaattggccaTCTATATTACTATTTTCGTTGTGTTTCAGGTCATAGTTATCACCACAATGAGTCTCACTGTCATGAAAGTGAAAACTCCCAGGTTCAGGCTAGGCAACATCAACGTCGAAAGCTTCGTATCTGACTCGGCAGCGCCTTCATTCGACACGAAATTCACAACCCAAATCAAGATCAAGAACTCAGCCAACTGGGGTTCCTACAAGTTCAATGCTGCCAATATCACGTTTCAACACCAAGGAGCGACTCTGGCAGTAATTGATATCGCAAAGGGCAAGGCTGGATGGCTTTCGACCATAAAAAGAAATGCGGAGGtgagtttgaattcaaatgCAATAACTGGTTCAAACTTTGGAAGTGAATTGAGCAGCGGGGTGTTGACGCTCAACAGCGTAGGAAGATTGAACGGAAAAGTTGCAATTATGTTCatcatgaagaagaagaaggccgCCAACATGAACTGCACCATAGCTTTTGATGTGACAGCCAAGACCCTCAAATCTTTAGAATGCAAGTGAGCGAAGTAGCTAAGCATCCAGGCTGCATCTTCCGCATTTGGATGCGACTAGTTAGTTTTTGATTTGTGGGTTTTCATATTCTTTTCATTCGTTGTATCTGTGTGGCGATTGGATTTGTTATAGAGTTATAATGGTATTTGTTTTcgttattaattaataattttcttgATTTGATAGAATTTTGGATGCCATTTTCGTCAACAAATGCATTGAATTTGGATGTTCTACACTGGCATAATCTgacaaatcaaaattataagATTCTTCATGAAACTTCACTTAAATTACTGGGATTAAAAGTGAAATTTAGTATAATTTTTACAGAAAAACACAGTagccatttttatttttagtgttagttttttagtacaagcgattgTAACCTAGTAGCCAATTTAGGAGATTGGCCCCAGAGCTTACCAGCCCAAGCTCAGTAGGCGAAAGCTGTGGGGAGTACAGTGAGTGTCGGAATTCGCCGGTGTAGGGAACTGTCCTAGCCAATTGCAAAtgtctttatttctttctccGAATTCTATGTCTCAAGCATAGTGCACGAAAGAAGAGTATGGCATCTCTGCTTTATGCTGGATAGTTCAAGTAGGTAAGCCAGTAAGCAAGCCTATTCATTCCATGCAAGCAAGCTAGCCAAGGGGCCAAAGAGTAGTAGGCTTTCAAAGAATCTCCTTCCCTGCTGTCTgtcctttcctttcttttccttcttagGCGTAGTGGGAAGAGACGgtgctatttttctttttatcaaaCCTAGTAGCCAATTAAGCAAGGAAGAATGTCACAAAAAAGTGTAGGACCTTGTTGGACATTCGAAAGTCCCCAAGTTCTTCAGTTTGGGCCTCTAATCACATCTCATGTTCTTAGTTATAGTCCATGTCCTTGGTCTCAATGTCAGTTTTTACTAAACTTTTATACAATAATACTAACCTTGTTCAGCCATTGTAGCATTAGAGTATCTTGATTTCGTCTAGAGAGTCTTCTACCCTATGCAGcactttattttctctttctcttagaTAGTGAGATCTGATTTGAGAGCGTGTTTGCTGCAAGGGGAGGGACCTCTATTTATATGTGCATCACTCATAAGCTTTGCCTATCAAGAAGCATTTGAGTGTCCTTTTTGCATTAGAATAGGTTTGTTTCAATCCATGTTATATTAGGAATCCTGATAATACTTGTGTTTAACTTTAATAAGCTTTGTACAAGTATTATCTCATAAGGATTGAGTTCTATTTCCTGATCAAACCAAAACTCAAATCCTCTTGGGATAAGAAGATCATCTTTTATGGGCTGAGACAATAAATCGTCTTACATTCTCCCACTTGATCGATTAATCCCAAAGTTTTGTGTTGATCACTTAAGGCCTTTGTGAAATATAACTCAAACTGATTCCATCAAGCAATTGTCAATTTTAAAGAATGAAATGGAAGCATCAAGACTTCACTGGATATCTAATGCTCCAGGatctttataattatattaatcaTTCTTTAAAACCACATAAGCTTCCATCAAgattaaacagaaaaataaacacaTTCTACTGTAAAGCTTTATGAACATGTTCATTCAATGTCCCTTAATTTGACTACTTAAGGTCTTATCACTTTTAAAATGATATCCTATCATGAATGAAAACCGTATGCAGATATCTTTAGCTAGCTTTCTGCTTAATTCATTCAAGTATTTATaagcatatacatatacaacATTTAAGCATGTAAACTGTTTTAATGagaaaactttatttttgaatcacaaaataaaataaacatccATCGAAAACCATACCCAACTGTGAATTAAGGCTATAACAGAAAACTACTCAAAACTTCACAAGGCTCCCATTGATTTAAGCATTCAAATCATTCCTTAATCCCATGCTCATAACATGCCTGTGAAACACTGCATTTGGGATTCCTTTTGTGAGAGGGTCTGCAATCATTCTGTCTGTACTGATATGACTTATATTAGTATAGCCTTGAGCAATTTTCTCCTTCACTATTATGAACTTGACATCCAACAGTCTCGAAccctttgttcttttgtttccttttgcAAACAAAACTGCTGCACTGTTGTCATTCCATATTTGAATTGGTCTGTGTATTGATTCAACCACATTCAAGCTGATGATGAAATTTCTTAACCATATGGCTTGAGAGGTAGCTTCATAGCATGCTAGAAACTCAGCAAACATAGTTGAACTTGCTGTCAGAGGTTGTTTTACACTTCTCCACGACACTGCACCTCCGCTAAACATAAACACAAAACCTGATGTAGATTTTAAGGAGTCTTGACATCCTGCAAAATCAGCATCTGCATAACCTTGTAATTCTAGTGTATCACTTCTTTTGAATGTCAGCTTGTAATCTTTTGTCCTTTGCAAATATCTTAACACTCTTTTCCCTGCAATCCAGTGAGCTTGTCCAGGATTAGACTGAAATCTTCCCAGTACACTGACTACAAAAGCCAAGTCAGGTTTGGTACAAACGTGCGCATACATTAAGCTTCCAACTAGTGAAGCATATGGTTTATCAACCATTTCCAGCTTTTC encodes the following:
- the LOC117629008 gene encoding uncharacterized protein LOC117629008; the protein is MGDAESLHSADELKRQKKIKLAIYITIFVVFQVIVITTMSLTVMKVKTPRFRLGNINVESFVSDSAAPSFDTKFTTQIKIKNSANWGSYKFNAANITFQHQGATLAVIDIAKGKAGWLSTIKRNAEVSLNSNAITGSNFGSELSSGVLTLNSVGRLNGKVAIMFIMKKKKAANMNCTIAFDVTAKTLKSLECK